One window of the Magnetococcales bacterium genome contains the following:
- the argB gene encoding acetylglutamate kinase: protein MPIAPLIERAQVLVEALPYMRRFANATLVIKYGGHAMVEESLKASFAQDVILLKQVGIHPVVVHGGGPQIGRTMERMGLVPRFIDGLRFTDQETVDVVEMVLAGKINKDIVNLINRHGGRAAGLSGKDGHTIQARKKTHVRKGPDVEVPEIIDLGLVGEVTRIDTGLLEMFRRSDIIPVVAPVGVGNDGETYNINADHVAGHLAMALKAEKLILLTDVAGVMDATGKLIASLAAEGTQRLIGEGVIKGGMIPKVETCLQAVNHGVGAAHVIDGRVAHALLLEIFTDQGVGTVFRSSAPRAPRYPEGPMSA, encoded by the coding sequence ATGCCCATTGCTCCGCTGATCGAACGCGCCCAGGTTCTGGTTGAAGCTCTTCCCTACATGCGTCGTTTCGCCAACGCCACGCTGGTGATCAAGTATGGCGGTCACGCCATGGTGGAGGAGTCGCTCAAGGCCTCTTTCGCCCAGGATGTCATTCTGCTCAAGCAGGTGGGCATCCATCCGGTGGTGGTTCACGGGGGCGGGCCGCAGATCGGGCGCACCATGGAACGCATGGGGTTGGTGCCTCGGTTCATCGATGGTCTGCGGTTTACCGATCAGGAGACCGTCGATGTGGTGGAGATGGTGCTGGCGGGCAAGATCAACAAGGACATCGTCAATCTGATCAACCGTCACGGGGGACGGGCGGCGGGGTTGTCGGGCAAGGATGGTCACACCATTCAGGCGCGCAAGAAGACCCATGTGCGCAAGGGGCCCGATGTGGAGGTGCCGGAGATCATCGATCTGGGCCTGGTGGGTGAGGTGACGCGCATCGACACCGGGTTGCTGGAGATGTTCCGCCGCTCGGACATCATTCCGGTGGTGGCGCCGGTCGGGGTCGGCAATGATGGGGAGACCTACAACATCAACGCCGATCATGTGGCGGGTCATCTGGCCATGGCGCTCAAGGCGGAGAAGTTGATTCTGCTGACGGATGTGGCCGGGGTGATGGATGCCACGGGCAAGCTGATCGCCTCGCTGGCGGCGGAAGGCACGCAGCGGCTGATTGGGGAAGGGGTCATCAAGGGGGGCATGATTCCCAAGGTGGAGACCTGTTTGCAGGCGGTCAACCACGGGGTGGGCGCGGCGCACGTCATCGACGGGCGGGTGGCGCATGCTCTGTTGCTGGAAATATTTACCGATCAAGGGGTGGGCACGGTATTTCGTTCCTCCGCGCCGCGCGCGCCGCGCTATCCCGAAGGGCCGATGTCGGCTTGA